CGGATAAAGTGGATATCGCTATTTTGAACCTATCCGAGATGCCGGAGTTTAGATTCAATGTTATAATGGAAGGGCAGTTAATCTACGAGGAGGAGCCTTTCAGGGTTATAGTGGAGCCGAAGATCCTTAATGAGTATTTTGATTTTAAATCAATTCTTGGTAGGTACGGATTGACCAAATCTTAAACATGACAAACCTCTCCGTTGCAGAAAATAAAATAAGCTCGTTAAAAAAATACCTATCTATACTCGAGCCTTACCGAAATCGTTCTGTAGAGGAAATAGAAAGGGATACTACCTTGAGAGGAGCAATCGAAAGATATCTATACTTGGTATGTAAAACGGCAATCGACTTGACTGAGGTAATAATATCTGTCTCTAAGTTCCGGAAGCCGACTACGATAAGCGAGTCCTTTGTTATATTGGAAGAAGAAGGCGTTATTGGGGCTGACTTGAAAGCCAGGATGGCTGATTTAGTCGCCCTCTTGAATGTTTTAGCTCATGAATATGAAGAAATAAACTATGAGGTGCTGTATGATGTTCTCAGGAACAGGCTTCAGGATATAACAGAATTCGTCGAAACCGCGGAGAAGTTTTTGAATTTGAAGTGAGATTTACCCTTGTTCTATATCCGTCCTCAGCTTTTTATTCATCTCATATCTTTCAATCGCCAAATTGATTAACCTGGTAATAAGCTCCGGGTATTTTATCCCGCTCACCTCCCAGAGCTTTGGGTACATGCTTATCTGGGTGAAGCCGGGGATGGTGTTAATCTCGCTCACAAAGATATCCCCGGTTGTCTTATTCATCAAGAAATCTACTCTCCCCATTCCTTGACAGTCCACCACCTTGAAGGCCCTGGCGGCATAATCTTGAAGCCTCTCCACGGTTTCCTTATCCAGGTCCGCCGGGGCGATAAGACCGGTGCCCTGCTCGATATACTTGGCCACGTAATCATAGAATTCTCGGTGAGGCACTATCTCTCCAGGTAAAGATGAAACCGGGTCTTCATTCCCCAAGACGCTTACTTCAATCTCCCTGGGGACTTCGACCGCTTGTTCAACTATAATTCTTTGAGAAAACTGGCAGGCAAAGTCTACTGCTTCATTCAACCCACCCTCTGATCTGACTTTAGTTATACCGACGCTCGAACCGAGGTTGGCTGCCTTCACAAAGCAGGGCATTCCGATTCCTTCTAGAATCTTTCTTCTTACCTGTTCTCTCCTTAATTTCCAATCATAACCGTAGAATCCGACGAATTTTACTACCGGAAGCCCGGCATCCCGAAAAATTGTCTTCATGATAATTTTGTCCATGCCCACCGAAGAGCCCAGTACCGACGCCCCAACAAAAGGTATTCCCATGAGTTCGAAAAGCCCTTGAACAGTGCCATCCTCTCCATGGGTTCCATGGAGTACCGGAAATAGAACATCAACCCGGTGTTCTCTTTGCACCTTGCTTTTATTCAACTCGTAAAAGACCGGTTTTTCCGGATTAAGGGAGGGGGATAGGATGGTGTTGGTGAAAATCTCTAAACCTCCGTCTCTGAGCCAGGCGTCGACCGAGGCCTTCCTCCAGGTTCCGTCTTTCCCGATGAAAATGGGAAACACCCAGTACCTATCGGGGTCCAAATTCCGCATGATCGATTTTGCCGAAAGAAGAGAGATCTCATGCTCTACCGACCTTCCTCCGAAAACCACACCTACGACTATCTTAGACAATTCGATGCTCTTCCTTGTCTTTTTGTAATGGATTACCCAAATAAGGTGACGTTGTCAATCAAAGTATTTTCCTTGACATCAAACTGTTCTAACAATATCATATTTTTTTATTTGGAGGCTTAAAATATGGCAAGGTTATTAAAAACCGCTGTTCCACTGTTAGTTGCACTCTTTCTCACGATTTTTCCTTCGGTCATAACTAATGGGAGGGCAGAGGCCCGTGACCTTACTTCATTATCCGAACTGGTGAAGAGGTTGAAGCCGTCCGTGGTCAATATCAGCACGACCAACGTCATCAAAAGAAGCGCAATGCCTTTCGGACAGCCTTTTCAGTCCCCATTCGGGGGAGGTCCGGACGACCCGTTTGAGGAATTCTTCGAGAGATTCTTCGGGGATGTTCCAGGGGAAGAATTTAGGCAGAGGGGCTTGGGTTCTGGGTTCATCATAAGCGAGGATGGTTACATCATAACGAACAATCATGTCGTAGAAAAAGCCAACGACATCGATGTGATACTGGAAAACGGGGAGAAGTATAAAGCCAAGGTTA
The window above is part of the Thermodesulfobacteriota bacterium genome. Proteins encoded here:
- a CDS encoding DUF86 domain-containing protein, with protein sequence MTNLSVAENKISSLKKYLSILEPYRNRSVEEIERDTTLRGAIERYLYLVCKTAIDLTEVIISVSKFRKPTTISESFVILEEEGVIGADLKARMADLVALLNVLAHEYEEINYEVLYDVLRNRLQDITEFVETAEKFLNLK
- a CDS encoding D-alanine--D-alanine ligase family protein, which produces MSKIVVGVVFGGRSVEHEISLLSAKSIMRNLDPDRYWVFPIFIGKDGTWRKASVDAWLRDGGLEIFTNTILSPSLNPEKPVFYELNKSKVQREHRVDVLFPVLHGTHGEDGTVQGLFELMGIPFVGASVLGSSVGMDKIIMKTIFRDAGLPVVKFVGFYGYDWKLRREQVRRKILEGIGMPCFVKAANLGSSVGITKVRSEGGLNEAVDFACQFSQRIIVEQAVEVPREIEVSVLGNEDPVSSLPGEIVPHREFYDYVAKYIEQGTGLIAPADLDKETVERLQDYAARAFKVVDCQGMGRVDFLMNKTTGDIFVSEINTIPGFTQISMYPKLWEVSGIKYPELITRLINLAIERYEMNKKLRTDIEQG